The nucleotide sequence CAAGTTGACTCCCATCAACCACAGGCCTCCTTCCACGACGGTTGTGCCACAAAAACAGAATGGGCTGAACTACTGGACCCCCAAGGTCCCCATAAAGATCAACACTCTATCAAGAGAACAGCTTGCTCTTCCCACACATACGCCTCCTCGTACCATCCCCccgccccccacccccagcatTGCACCAGTTAGCCCGAACACCCCCAGCTCTGCCAAAGTGGCCAGTCCCTCCACCCCAGTCGGGGCTAAATCGAGTCCAACAGAAAGCGGCTTTCTGTCCCACTCATCCAGCCGTAGGCCACGCACACACTTGTCCTGCCTACAGCTGTCCATCCTGCAGTCCTGTTACGAGACCTGTGCTCATCCTAATGCCATGGAGTGTGAGGCGATTGGCACTGAGCTCAGTCTGCCGCTCAAAGTGGTGCAAATCTGGTTCCAAAACACCAGAGCCAAGGAGAAGCGCTGGAGGTTGCAGCAAGAAAAATTGGTAAGTGGAATGGAAGCTAAAATAGCATTTAAAGTTTTTAgtaaacacacttttttttacaggacGCTATGCCTATTACTATGCCATTATTCCACGATGgatatcatttatcatttaatttgCTATATTTTCCACATactttgatatatatatatcctttaTCCTATCATAATATCATATCGATCTAATTGCACAGCCCTAATCTATTCAAGTCTAATTTACTCAAACAGCAAAATGTGTTTGAGTTCTGAAATACTTTCCATAAGCATTACTTTAATCATAATATTGGGGTATTAATGTAACTTTGGTGTTTGGTGTGTATAATTATACAGAAGCATAATTTTTACTACTCAGAATATATATGTAGTCACACTTTATCcgtaaagagaaaaaatataacTGTTCAAGCACTGAtatgcatacctctgccaagccTATACAATGCTACGTGTCATTCTCACTCAATCGTTGAACAATTGGAAACTGGTGCTTTGATAATCTGCAGCAAAATTCATAAAACAACACCCAATGTCAAATTTTTATGTCAAAAcccaaatataattttttaatgaaaattagaGGGGGAAAAGCCATTAAAATTTCTGTATCTGCCCCTTCAACTGATTCTGTTTTTACAAGTTCTATCCTGATTCCGTTCGTTCACCGTGTCCGGTGCCACTCGGTTCAGTATTGCAGcgtaatcttgctgacaaaaaacaaagatgcgGGTGAAACACACTCCTTGTTGGAggtaataacattttattgcGTGAACATTGTGATACTGTCGATAATGGagaatattttctgtttcaatCAAAACTGCTACAAATTTGGTTTTTAACAGTCATGGCATTAAACTTGTTCCCTCTCTGTTCCTGTCTATCCACCCCACCCTCCAATTCCCAGTCTCCTCTGTCAGGTGGAAAGGTGGACATGAGCTCAGGAACCTACTTGCAGTACAACGCTCTCAAAGCTAATCGTCCCATCCTTCCCAAACCCGTTCATCTGACAATAACTGAACCCGCAACTTCCCCAGTGGCCGGCCAGCCGGTGCCAAAGGAAACCCTGACAGGCCGCTGCGATGCCTGCAACGTCTGCTTTGAATCCCGAGCTGCAGCGAGGGCCCACGTCTTCTCCCCACGTCATCTGGCAACCCTGAGAACCACTAACTTTGGCCAACCAACGACAACCGTCAACAAGAACGGCACCGGTAGTGGTGGACCCGGAAGTGCTGCGCCGGGCTCGCAGGTCTCTCATTCCACTCCGGTTACCAGTTCGGGGACTGGTTCTGGAGGGGAGATGGTAATTGAGTCGCCTCCACCAACGGCCACCAGCAACAGCTAAAAGACTCAGATCACGATTGGTCTGCACACTGACTTTTCTCGGACCCATTTGGGCTCCTCagattttaataaacaaaatTGAGCACTAATCAAAAGCTAATATTGTTTAGTTTTTGAAGTTGGCTCAGCTGCACCCGTTATCATTTGCTAAACCTTCACTGTCTCTACATAATCTACACCTGGAAATTCAACACAACAGCAGACTATTTCCACGCTGCTTCCCACGTAATCAGCAACTGTCTGATTAGTGATGAATGCGTCTCAAGTTTCCCCTCGATCCTAATACAAACACTTTATCCAAACTTTTTTGGTCCTAACCCTGTGGTTATATAAAACCTTACTTCAGTGACCTTCCTATAATTTGTCACTCAACTTGCCATGCTTGAACTGTCGTTCTCTAAAGACTGATGCAAAAGTATTTCCTCTTTGGAAGTGGCCATTTGATGGTGGGCCCAGAAACACTTTTTGGGATAATAACATGAAATAGTCACATCAGTAACTCCCAGTTTGCTCCTGTGGAATTGCTTTTCTTACACCTCCTTTCACTTCTAGAGCAAAGATTGCTTGGAGGAAAAACAGGACTCGACTGAACCATTGAAAGAGGATTAACTGGTATTGACTGTCACCTTTTAATTTGCTATGGCAGTGTGATCAGACAAGTGTTGTGTCTACTGACTTgggatatataaaaaaaaaaagaagaggtaCTTAAGAGAGAATAGGGCTGTTTAATTGTCCCCTTTTACATGTTTGCAGTTTTCACGACAATCCAAATAGACAGGGCAAAAAGAGGCTGAGGGACTTAGAATCCTGGCATACGGCACTTTGACACATTTtacattgtttgaaatgtttttaagcaTTCTAATGCAAGTGTCTTTTTATGGGAAGATACAGTAACGCATTTTGGATGCCTTAATATAAATCACATGaaataaatttgtttttctAGTCTAATGGAACATGCTTTAGGTATGAGAATGATATTGTGGAAGATAACAAACCTGGGAACAAACGGTGAAGAGCTCTGTTccaaaatgtcttcaaatgcaTTTCTAGGGGGGAAATCTCTGAATGTCGTATTCTTTATCTGGGACATAAGGAATCCTGCCTGTAAAGTTCTCATCACCCTCGTGGCCAAGGACTAGTACTACCATCTCTCTTGCTTTTATAACAAATTGGTTTGATCCTGTGGATTTTAAACTTTCCACCCAAATGTTGAGATGTCATGTTGGAATATAGCTCTTCAAACCTGTTGGAAGACGTCTTCACCTAGTGTGGGTGTAGAAATATGACGGCCTTAAGAGGACACACCACCAGGTCCATCAGCAGAAGCCCAGGTGATCATTGTGTAATGTTTGTGAATTAATTTCATTCACATCTGGCCCGAAGGGTTGGATTGATTCCATTCATTTTACGGTTTTGTTTTCCATGATTTCTGTGCATAAGACATAGTTATGGTCTCCTTTCAGTTCGATTCAGTATTTATACAAATGACAATACAAGCAATTAAAAATCGGtttaacagatttttatttaggtCAAACCCAAACCTCTAATTTTAAAAGAAGGGGGCTTGAAATGGGCTGTTTCCCACGTTTTTCTAAGTCTACTAATCCTGGTAAAGCACGTGCTGTGAAAAGAGACCTGAAACAGTGAGTGACACGGTAGAAAGTTGGGTTTTTACCAGTATCCTAAAGGGACTAATGGATACTTCAGTCTTGGAAGCAAATTGGGAAAAATATAATGTGTTGACTGAGAGCTAATAAGATGGTGCTGTGTTGAAGGACACATAACATACTAGAGATGTTTTCCTTCAATTTAAGTTGTATATTAATGTTACTATTGATAGTTTTAacaaaaaatgcaaaatgaaaacatgaacttttgtaaagaaatatattaaaaaaataactgatatTCCAAAGTAATCCTCCCCTTCGCTTTTCTGTCATTCAAAAACCAAAAAGCTATCTTGAGGTCGACAGAGAGCGGGAGAGGTGTTCATAAATGCAAACTGTAAAGGACATCCCACGGCTTGACACTTGCACTAGTCCACGATTTTTTTGCACAAGctacagacattttaaaaagaacacaGCCATTAACACGACATTTAAGAGTCACTCAGTGTGGTTTTTTAAAACGAGGAGGGTAACAATGCGCTTTCATGAATAATAATCTGTACTCCTGTTGCAAACTGTATCTTGTCTGTAAAACAAGGACTGCAGTGCTTGGACCTCAAGACTGGgatctcacaaacacagacacacacacacacactcaaacacacggTGTTGCACTGTCCAAACTAGATAGGTTTTTATGGAGATCTGCTTTTTATTCTCTTATGTTTTGTCACTTTGATTATCACTATTGTTATAACTGTACTACTACTTATACGATTTATCATTACTACTCATCACTGttttttgattattattgatcCATAATGGTTTTAAATGCCACCTCTGCTCATCAAGAGTATGGTATTCCTTTGAATATTGAACAATAATAGTGGCAGTGTTGTTATGAATTGTTAGATTTTTGATTAAGcttattttttcctcctcacttgTACCTGCCTTTTTGTGTTTGGTCTCCATTATGCTTTCTTTGATatacagaaaaagaaataaaatcagttgAACAACAAAGTATATCTGTGTAATTGCAGTGCTGCGGGGGCATTTATTATTTGCTCTTGATTTTGGGTTCTTCACGGGTTTAAATTCATCATGCGAACGGCGTGTGATCGGGATTGGTCACATGGCTTCTATGACAACATGAAATAGAGGCCTGATTTTTGTGGTTTGGAAAATGACAAGAGATCCTTGATGGCAGTCAATATAGGAATTAGacgttaaaaatgtaaaattctaTATAGCTTGTTTTACAGTTCTAAATTTTCTCATAGGGAttgttgtacatttttaaacagaatTAGTGCTGTGATTGGTCACCTCTCTCCTATTAAAGGCTCTGGAACAGACGAGTCTCAGGAGATCTTTATAAACATACTGTATCTgggaagaaattaaaaaactatCAAGTTTTTATGGAAATATTTGAAACTTGTATGTCTATCCATAATAAAAAAGGGATTACTGTCCCAAAGCCGAACAAAGAGCCCAGATTAGTAGAAAACAGAAGAGTAATACTCTTAGAAAGTCCGACTACAAACTGCTAACCTACATTTTCACTGCTCATCAAACAGGGATTTCAAATTTTACTTCACAAAACCCAATCCGGTTTCTTAAAGATAAATCCACAATAATATACTCCTgataaatgtaattgtttttctATAAAGCCTCTGACTGTGTAGGGTGTCCGCAGTGGTGTTTTTGGTGCCTAATACATTCTGAAGTAAAATGTAGGAATCTAGTTCATGGACTATATCAGAATATGAGCAGCTGTGTCACACTGACAAACAGCACTTCCAGCTTTAAGATTAATGTAGATCCCTCAGGGTTTCCCCATGTCACTATATTTATTGACATTTGTATATTATTGTGAAGACTGGAATGTGAGAAATGTATGATGTATAGCTGACTTAATGGAAGCTAGTGGTAATTTGTTAGAGTATTAACAACTCTGGACTAGATGTACCTTTGACTGTTTGAAATCAAAATTATTCAGgctacattttcatatttattgagACATGTAACATTTGAAGTGTctggcaaaacaaaaaatgtttttttaattcatataaaTTACACTTAAAGTAGTCTAAGGAATACTACTATTACTATCAAAGTGCTAAAAACAGTCAATTGGACTTGGTTGAGTACAGTTGACCTGATTTTAGCATTTGGATATACTATGACCTGGATAACTGAGAATCTCCCCAgacactactactactactaatgttttctttttttaatcccaCCAAATTAGATAGCTGGGATTAAACTGTATTTACCTTCCCATGGCAGGTTATCTATTTTAATGCCCCCCCCCTCAACATTCCACTCTAATTTATACCTTCTCtgtatattgtattgtatacTGAGAAGTTTTTTAACTGattaaaatgttgctgttcCATTTTTcttatagttttttcttttaaattcccTCATACCTGTAGATACATTGAAAACAAGTTCTCATGATGAGATTTCACGGCTTCTTTCTTTCAGAATAACATTACATGCTCGATATCGATCTAATCAACAATTGTCTCGACCAATTGACTTACAGCTGTCAGGATTTGATCGACAGCTATTTAGTCCAATCGAAACCACGTATGACATGTGGGGGAACCGGAACGTCCTGCTGGGCTAGCCAATAGGAACGCGGCAGACGCCACTGAGGTTTTTGACGAATCGTGCGTTGGCCAATGGGATCGAGAGTTTTTACGGCTGCAGTGCCGCGTAGCTCCGCCCCTGGCTTCCATGTCTGGAGTGGAGGGACGGAACCGCGTCCTCGTCTTTCCGCGTTCACACTTTTAGTAAATAAACCGGGAACCAGGACCAGAACCTGGAGGCAGCGGGTCAGACGGTAGCCCCCGGCCTTCGTTGTGTGCTGTTCGAGAAGTGGCTGCAACTCTCGCCCGCAGTTTATTCCGCATTTTAACTTTACCGAGCGGCGTTTTCCGCCGTTTTTTTTCTCTACGTCGCCCCGCTCACTATAACGTTACCCCCGCGTGAGAGTCGGGGCCTGCAGCGTCGGTTTGGCCACGAGGAGCGTCGGAACAGCTGGATCAGGGCGATGGCGGAGTTCGGTAACGGACTGACGGAGGAATCCCTACTAGATTCAGACCCCGGACATCCCGAGTTGGAAGACCCGGGTGTCGGCGATGAAGAACCGGGGTTAGAAGAGGGAGAGGCCGCGATCGAAGACCCGGTAAGTGAAGGGCATTGTCTGAGCCCCGTGAGCCCACATGGAGACCGGGGCACGCTGTGGTCAGGTCGGATCAGTTTGTGTAAACAGGAGGATGGCTtggttgcttttttttctttcaccgaTCCAGGGTCACATGCCGTGTGCGTTACTACTCTCGCCTGGTCGACATTAACCGCCATTGTGGTTCACGCAGTGCAGTAAAAATGGGTGGTGACATGCGTGGTGCTGGCAGCCATCTTGGCGCAACAGCGGCACCAGTTTCTCTGCGCCAGGGAGCAGCTCGAGCCGTTGGGGGAGAAAAAATCCTCGGCACGAAAAAAATGCGAGACGGAGAAGCAGGAGAGCGTCCGGGGCGAGGGTAGGACAGGCCTCCGTGGTGCGAGTGCATCTCCTCGGGAAGGCGACCTGCTTACGGTAACGGAATGTTTTTATCCGGCTCACCGACACCTTTCTTCAGCCCCGGGGCTGCGTTTCCAGCGCCGGGGTGTGCTCGTGCTAATGACCCAGCGGCGGAGGGCTATCATTAGCCCACCGAGGCATCATATGCTGCAATTGAAATGACCGGCGACCCGTCGGCCATTATCGCCAGCCAAAAGATAGAATGCGACATTTGCACATGGAGCTGGCGGTTAGACTGCTCTCTACAGCCGTTACCAGCAGATAACCGGGGCTCTGGCTAGCTAACAAGCCAGCCGCTTCTAACAAAGCTGGGGTGGAGATGGCTCCTGTGCACCTGACCAGCTCCGTCGGTCGCGTTAGACCACATCTGGTGTCAGGCATCAGCGGGACATGAGATCTGTGTGGTGATGGTGGACGATCGCACAGTCATAGCTGgtgaatttattttgaatcGTGGTCTTGTGCAGGTTGGCTGCAGGGAGGATGTAATAGACAGTCGACGCAGAAGCATCGGTCTGCGGTATTTGAGGGGCTGGGTTATTGCATCCGTACTGTTTTGTTGGAGTGAtcgaggaaggagggagggcagGGGGTCACGGAATGTGCGACAAAAACGCGACTCACATCGGTGTCGGGTGTCTCATCCCAGCAGCCCGGCtccgaatgtgtgtgtgtggatccctctcctctcctcggtGTGATCGTGGAGCTGCAGCTTGTTGACATGTGATGTGTCAGGTTATATCGTGCACATCATGCAACCACGACACTATCGTGCAGATTTACTCATTTTATCATCTCATGGTCTGTCTGTGACCCCCGCAGCTTTACATTACAAACCGCCAGCACATGCAGCAGCTGTGGATGCAGCGAGAGTGACTCCACTGTGCTGCAGTGCAGCACTGTCAGACAAGGAGGGTCGTCTCCCATCTCTGTGCTCACCACAGGAATATTTAATGTGGTGTGTCGTCGTTGTGTGGTGTTCACGCTTGTCCTCTGACCCCATTACCCCAAAATACCATCCAGACTGTGTTTCCAAAACGGGGTTTGATTGGGTTTCTGCTGCAACATGGTAGTTTTACTGATTGATGTACAAGTAGCAAATGCCCACGATCAGGTGCGTGAGGTCAAAGCAATGTGTCCTCGTCATTTGGGTCATTAAGTAGTAGCCATTATGTTTTAATTGCAGCCGGACAGTGTTATGGCCGGATGAGGCACTTTTAGTTCATTGCTTTAGGGTCAAGTTGCAAGAGGCGGTGTCTTCCAAATTTAGTCTGGATAGTGAAAACAACTGTGTGGAAATGTGCAACCACTGGGAAAACAGTGCAACCACAATGAAGGCGCAGAGTCCTAGAGTGTGGATTATTATGTTTGGGCAGAAACAAGTTAAACACCTGCACAGTTTTAGATTGAAGGCGtgttaaaacagcagcagcgcTCACAGGTACAACATCATGCTGCAAAATCCTAACTGCTGTTCAGTTATCAGGGGGTGTTATGGTGTCTTTTTCTCAGGACTGCATTTTCATGGTTGTATTTGTACGTGGTCAGAACTTGTTAGTGCAGTGATCAGATTTTATCACTGTGACATTgacatgttcatgtttctgtgtgagagcTCTAAACGAAGCGGTGTCTGCTTTGCAGGAGCTGGAGGCAATCAAAGCTCGGGTccgagagatggaggaagaggcagagaagcTAAAGGAGCTGCAGAACGAGGTGGAGAAACAGATGAACCTGAGCCCCCCACCAGGTGTGTATATGCATTAGAAGTAGATCACTTCTTTCTCACCATATGTCCACATATCCTGTCTTTCTGCCATACCACAATAATCTCAAAATAATCAGAACCGTTTTACCATATGTCACTTTTAACTGGTGAACCCACACTGACAGTCATAatcaggaacacacacataatgctGTGTAATACATTGATCCTGCAGCCTCAAACATTATCATACAGTTGAATCAACTAAGTAAAAACTGAACATGCTGACCTTCACAGAGAGAATTTATTACAGTACTGCTGCTTTAGACCATGATAATGGATCTATTACGAAAACATCTATGTGTCCTTGTCTGCCCTGAGTCCTGTTGTGCCACGGTCAGGGTTGGATAGAGTCATTTCATTCTGTGACAGGGTTCTGTTATATCTATAATGATAGAGAATTTGCTGTGAATTGCAACTATTAACATTTTGCTACATGAAAAATATAGGTCTATCACTTAATGCTCCACCTACTCATCAAAGTGTACATCATAGGAAATTAAATTCAGACTTTAATATTCAGCAAAATATGAAGAGCTGGTGTTTTATTAAGCTAATATGCAAGGTGGAGAGAATTAATAATTTAGGTAGCCCCAAACCAGTTCATCGTGTACTAAAGCAAGACACACTGTAGAAACTTGGTTTTATAACAATAAGtcagaaacaacacaacctgGTTTCATTGAAATATTTTGTCTCCGTGACCACTCCTGCAGTAGGCCCTGTCATCATGTCCATCGAGGAGAAGATGGAAGCAGATGGCAGATCTATTTATGTCGGAAATGTGAGTAACTGTCTCTTTGTGTCATACATACTTTATTTTTGGCCATGTTTGTCTTGTTGTACCTTTTTAAAGATCACTCCACAATCACTCTCCATTCGAGCTCTTTGAAGTAACTCTGAAAGAAAAGTGATCAACTCCTGCATCCCAGGACTTTATAATTGCTATTTGAAAGACACTTTTCTTGACAGACCTCATTGTGTTCTGAACTATGCAAGTTTCCTGTGTGACTTCTGTGAAACAATCCTATGAAGCAGTGAACTGGTCACGGAACACGACCAACAGGTTTTGTTTCCAGTCTCAACCACAGACACCGATGTCTCTTCAGAGTTGTCTTGTAGCCTCCTGGTggaatatttaaacatattgtGACACTGACATTTGAAGTTAAGATGTAACTTTATCTCCACAATGAAGATTTTGTGTGGGAACGGACAATTGACGCTGATGCGCCTGATCAACGTAGTTACTATTGGACTTTTAAAAACAGTAGGCCCATCTGTGGTGATAGTTATAAGATATCAGTTTGTGttgaagaatgttttttttcttcagtttgagACAATTTATTTGGTTCAGTGTTTCGCATTTTAAACCCATTTATTGTGAATCTAACAACTTCAAGAGAGCTATATACTCTTTATAGCCGCACTACATTGCTGTCTGTATAGTTGTTTCTTAAATGCATATGAACTACTCCTGATGTCTGACCTTTACCCTTTGTGTCTACAGGTGGACTACGGTGCCACTGCAGAAGAGCTTGAGGCTCATTTTCATGGCTGCGGTTCAGTAAACAGAGTCACCATCCTCTGTGACAAATACACAGGGCATCCCAAGGGGTAAAAACTACCATTCTAACCTTTTCACTATGTGGTAGTTGATGTGTGGATGATATGTGGTTATCTGTAAAGAAATTAGCACACTCTCACTGCTGGATGGTTGAATGTGGTGTCTTTTGGACCATTGCTACACAATGTTGTCAGTTGTGGTTGCACATCTTGGCaaccattttatttgtgtgtttaaaaaaaaaaaggagccagGGTGTATTCCAGAAAGTGGGCttagaggatgaggagaagacTGAGTTTTCAGTTACCATGGTTACTGTCTCTGTGACTCTGACCTGTTCGCTGGCAGCTTTTCTGCAACAAACttagtttgtctctgtctcccgcTGAGGCTGAACAAGCTTCACCTCCTCATTCATTTGGTTCATATCATGTCCAAGATGTCTCTTACTCACTGAGTTTTCGTCAGCAGAAACATCACTTGGGTCGGAATCTTCATTATCATTTGcatcattgttttcatcaatgaaACTGTCAGCATCAATATCACTCCCCCTTTAG is from Paralichthys olivaceus isolate ysfri-2021 chromosome 17, ASM2471397v2, whole genome shotgun sequence and encodes:
- the pabpn1 gene encoding polyadenylate-binding protein 2 isoform X5, which translates into the protein MAEFGNGLTEESLLDSDPGHPELEDPGVGDEEPGLEEGEAAIEDPELEAIKARVREMEEEAEKLKELQNEVEKQMNLSPPPGPVIMSIEEKMEADGRSIYVGNVDYGATAEELEAHFHGCGSVNRVTILCDKYTGHPKGFAYIEFADKESVRTAMALDESLFRGRQIKVGAKRTNRPGISTTDRGFPRARFRSRGGSFSSRARYYSGYTPPRGRGRAFRGRGRTTSWYSPY
- the pabpn1 gene encoding polyadenylate-binding protein 2 isoform X4 translates to MAEFGNGLTEESLLDSDPGHPELEDPGVGDEEPGLEEGEAAIEDPELEAIKARVREMEEEAEKLKELQNEVEKQMNLSPPPVGPVIMSIEEKMEADGRSIYVGNVDYGATAEELEAHFHGCGSVNRVTILCDKYTGHPKGFAYIEFADKESVRTAMALDESLFRGRQIKVGAKRTNRPGISTTDRGFPRARFRSRGGSFSSRARYYSGYTPPRGRGRAFSDGPSVFRGVVLA
- the pabpn1 gene encoding polyadenylate-binding protein 2 isoform X3, translated to MAEFGNGLTEESLLDSDPGHPELEDPGVGDEEPGLEEGEAAIEDPELEAIKARVREMEEEAEKLKELQNEVEKQMNLSPPPVGPVIMSIEEKMEADGRSIYVGNVDYGATAEELEAHFHGCGSVNRVTILCDKYTGHPKGFAYIEFADKESVRTAMALDESLFRGRQIKVGAKRTNRPGISTTDRGFPRARFRSRGGSFSSRARYYSGYTPPRGRGRAFRGRGRTTSWYSPY